One stretch of Thermodesulfobacteriota bacterium DNA includes these proteins:
- a CDS encoding ABC transporter permease: protein MSRVWSVAHNTFIEAVRDRVLYSLILFAFLMILSSLILASISGEQYNKIVKDLGFTVISLIGVMISVFLGMGLVYKEIEKKTVYNIFSKPIHRYEFVFGKYLGLAFTLLVNTAAMAVILFLLVLYTELRHGDFIKFYYGGPYYAEFFKAVYFIYLEFLIIIGVALVFSSFTTPVMTVLFTFLVIAIGRFSSDVKLFAEQVKNPVTGFFTEVIYRVMPNLEKFDVRREAVYGGNVSWELILNTTAYALLYTLALLLLSIIIFQKREFK from the coding sequence ATGAGCAGAGTCTGGAGCGTTGCACATAATACATTCATAGAAGCGGTCAGAGACAGGGTTCTCTACAGCTTAATCCTGTTTGCATTTTTGATGATTCTGAGTTCTCTTATCCTAGCCAGTATATCCGGGGAGCAATATAACAAGATTGTTAAGGACCTCGGATTTACCGTTATTTCGCTCATCGGGGTCATGATTTCGGTATTTCTGGGCATGGGGCTTGTCTATAAGGAAATTGAGAAGAAAACCGTTTATAACATCTTTTCAAAACCGATACACCGGTATGAGTTTGTCTTCGGCAAATATCTGGGCCTTGCTTTTACCCTCCTAGTAAACACTGCGGCCATGGCTGTTATTCTTTTCCTGCTGGTGCTGTACACGGAGTTAAGGCATGGAGATTTTATAAAGTTTTACTATGGCGGACCATATTACGCCGAGTTTTTCAAAGCAGTTTATTTTATTTACCTTGAGTTTCTTATAATCATCGGGGTTGCTTTGGTATTTTCGAGCTTTACAACCCCGGTAATGACGGTGCTCTTTACGTTTCTGGTAATTGCAATCGGAAGGTTTTCGAGTGATGTGAAGCTTTTTGCCGAACAGGTCAAAAATCCTGTGACTGGATTTTTCACCGAGGTCATTTATAGGGTTATGCCAAATTTGGAAAAGTTTGATGTAAGGCGCGAGGCCGTGTATGGAGGGAATGTAAGTTGGGAGCTTATTCTTAATACCACTGCCTATGCCTTGCTTTACACCTTAGCGCTGCTGTTACTTTCTATAATAATATTCCAGAAGAGGGAATTTAAATAA
- a CDS encoding lytic transglycosylase domain-containing protein translates to MLRKIYDIFMFTAYGFLKTSLFLSLFCLSISFFLKSKNIFHIEVKSIEPLGALVTPTGGTKRLGSTNAESMGLKTDEADIFKFILRFSDRISTADAKKLAKLIDEECEIYGLDPFLILAMIYVESKFDPVAVSNKGAIGLMQVMPVTGEFIAGKLGIPFNGDKSLFDPVVNVRLGIYYFSSLINRFESIDQALIAYNAGPTRFLNTASLRNGKSTYLTRVLHFRSLLEDEGIITEES, encoded by the coding sequence ATGTTAAGAAAGATATATGATATTTTTATGTTCACTGCCTATGGCTTTCTCAAAACATCCTTATTTTTGTCTCTTTTTTGTCTTTCTATTTCTTTCTTCCTGAAATCCAAGAATATTTTTCATATAGAGGTAAAGAGTATAGAACCCTTGGGGGCGCTGGTGACCCCGACAGGTGGAACAAAACGGCTAGGTTCAACAAATGCTGAAAGTATGGGCCTCAAAACGGATGAGGCCGATATTTTTAAATTTATTCTCAGGTTTTCCGACCGAATATCCACTGCAGATGCAAAAAAACTGGCCAAACTTATTGACGAGGAATGCGAAATTTACGGTCTAGACCCATTTCTTATTCTGGCTATGATTTATGTCGAGAGTAAATTTGACCCGGTCGCAGTATCAAATAAGGGAGCCATCGGTTTGATGCAGGTCATGCCTGTAACCGGTGAATTTATAGCCGGGAAATTGGGTATTCCTTTCAATGGAGATAAATCTCTTTTTGACCCGGTCGTCAACGTGAGGTTAGGCATATATTATTTTTCATCACTGATCAATCGCTTTGAGAGTATAGACCAGGCGCTTATTGCCTATAACGCCGGTCCAACCAGGTTCTTAAATACTGCAAGTTTGAGGAATGGAAAATCTACATACTTAACTAGAGTTTTACATTTTAGAAGTCTCCTGGAAGACGAAGGCATAATAACCGAGGAGAGCTAG
- a CDS encoding GIY-YIG nuclease family protein: MFCHCEELNDEAIPGIAIIDQQYYVYIMTNKNNTVLYTGVTNDLKRRVYQHREKLIDGFTKRYNINKLIYYEVFEDIHSAISREKQIKAGS, from the coding sequence ATGTTCTGTCATTGCGAGGAGTTAAACGACGAAGCAATCCCAGGCATTGCTATAATCGATCAACAATACTATGTATATATAATGACCAACAAAAACAATACTGTGCTCTACACGGGTGTTACAAACGATTTAAAAAGAAGAGTTTATCAACATAGAGAAAAGTTAATAGATGGATTTACTAAAAGATATAATATCAATAAGTTGATATACTACGAGGTATTTGAGGACATACATAGTGCGATTTCAAGGGAAAAACAGATTAAGGCCGGTTCATGA
- a CDS encoding LLM class F420-dependent oxidoreductase, producing MKFGVSLPNFGKYAERDYIIEIARTAEDLGFDSLWVSDHIIIPHSHKGFGEVFYEPLVTLAYIASHTNKIHLGTSVIILPYRNPIVLAKTISTLDVLSGGRVIFGMGAGWLKEEFLALGASYEERGSITDEWIEVLKLLWTEERPVFKGRYHEFSDISFLPRPIQKPHPPIWVGGNSRKAVERAVSCGDGWHPVGLIPEEIAEKADYLDEMLAAKMKKRSEFVISLRKNLQVFTGRKLDVDVKDERETLRGTREKIIKGLEQYGRAGVSHLVFQVLSGDLKGIVETMKIFSKDIGPAFKP from the coding sequence ATGAAATTCGGGGTGTCGCTGCCTAACTTCGGAAAGTATGCAGAGAGAGACTATATAATCGAGATTGCCAGAACAGCCGAGGACCTCGGCTTTGATTCACTCTGGGTTAGCGATCACATTATTATTCCTCATTCACATAAAGGTTTTGGTGAGGTATTTTATGAACCGCTTGTCACCTTAGCCTACATAGCCTCCCATACAAACAAAATTCATCTGGGAACGAGCGTAATAATTCTTCCCTACAGGAATCCCATAGTGCTCGCAAAGACAATCTCAACCTTGGACGTGCTTTCTGGAGGAAGAGTAATATTTGGCATGGGTGCAGGATGGCTCAAGGAGGAATTTCTGGCTCTAGGTGCGTCTTATGAAGAAAGAGGTTCTATCACCGACGAGTGGATAGAAGTCTTAAAGCTACTCTGGACTGAGGAGAGGCCGGTTTTTAAAGGCCGGTATCACGAATTCTCGGATATTAGCTTTCTACCAAGACCTATTCAAAAACCACATCCGCCAATATGGGTAGGTGGTAATAGCAGGAAAGCAGTCGAGCGGGCGGTTAGTTGCGGAGACGGTTGGCATCCTGTGGGTCTCATTCCGGAGGAGATAGCGGAGAAAGCCGACTATCTTGATGAAATGTTAGCCGCGAAAATGAAAAAAAGGTCCGAGTTTGTGATTTCCCTTAGGAAAAACCTTCAAGTCTTCACCGGGAGGAAGCTCGATGTTGATGTTAAGGACGAAAGAGAAACACTCCGTGGCACCCGTGAGAAGATAATCAAGGGTTTAGAGCAATACGGGAGAGCGGGTGTATCGCACCTGGTTTTTCAGGTTTTGAGTGGGGATTTAAAAGGGATAGTGGAAACAATGAAAATTTTTTCAAAAGATATTGGTCCCGCGTTTAAACCCTAG
- a CDS encoding carbon-nitrogen hydrolase family protein, with protein sequence MVENSQRFVAAAVQTAPVFLNKVETIGKVCGLIEEASENGADLIVFPEALIPTYPYWPKDLGSGPERKLVLDAYTELYKNSVEVPSKDTDKLSEAARKAGAHVIIGINERDGGTLYNTILFIDKSGRILGKHRKLMSIDSEKCIWGMGRAEDLRVFDTDLGKVGGFFCYEHHMTLAKYAMFMKGEEIHAGLWAGHGFVKPTMDFASRQYAFEGQVFVIAASLYINEDMVPDSFPLKKYTKWDFPGGSGIINPRGEYLAGPLYDQEGILYAEIDKDMIIRAKAVIDSVGHFSRPDILTLSINEPGHSYKLDRDSIRNDSAAEYNDIIGAIGELRQRQERLEGKLDELINALSSDKKRVRK encoded by the coding sequence ATGGTAGAGAACAGCCAGAGATTCGTAGCCGCTGCGGTGCAAACCGCACCGGTTTTCTTGAACAAGGTGGAAACGATTGGAAAGGTATGCGGTTTGATCGAGGAGGCCAGTGAAAATGGAGCTGACCTAATCGTGTTCCCGGAGGCCTTGATCCCTACTTATCCCTACTGGCCTAAGGACTTGGGATCCGGGCCGGAAAGGAAACTCGTTCTCGATGCCTATACAGAGTTATACAAAAACTCGGTTGAAGTTCCCAGCAAAGACACTGATAAACTCTCGGAAGCGGCTCGAAAAGCAGGAGCCCATGTAATCATCGGTATCAACGAAAGGGACGGAGGCACTCTTTATAACACCATTCTGTTTATAGATAAAAGCGGTAGGATTCTGGGCAAACACAGAAAGCTCATGTCCATAGACAGCGAAAAGTGCATATGGGGAATGGGGAGGGCGGAGGACCTCCGGGTGTTTGACACCGATTTAGGAAAGGTCGGAGGGTTCTTCTGCTACGAGCACCATATGACCTTGGCCAAATACGCCATGTTTATGAAAGGAGAGGAAATACACGCAGGGCTATGGGCGGGGCACGGCTTTGTTAAACCCACTATGGATTTCGCCAGCCGGCAATATGCTTTTGAGGGACAGGTATTTGTGATTGCCGCTTCACTATACATCAATGAAGATATGGTTCCGGATTCTTTTCCTCTTAAAAAATACACCAAATGGGATTTTCCCGGCGGGAGCGGAATAATAAACCCCCGGGGAGAATATTTAGCCGGCCCGCTTTATGACCAAGAGGGAATTCTGTATGCCGAGATTGATAAGGACATGATTATCCGGGCTAAGGCGGTTATAGATTCGGTGGGGCATTTTTCCCGGCCGGACATCTTGACCCTGAGTATTAACGAACCTGGTCATTCCTATAAACTCGATAGAGATAGTATTCGGAACGACTCAGCGGCTGAGTATAACGATATCATCGGAGCCATAGGTGAGCTCAGGCAAAGACAGGAGAGACTTGAGGGAAAGCTAGATGAGCTTATTAACGCCTTGTCCTCGGATAAAAAGCGGGTCCGGAAATAA
- a CDS encoding nicotinate phosphoribosyltransferase: MKKSEQNIAEGILFTDQYQLTMAQLYYRMGLHEKKVQFDYFFRKYPDYGTHQAGYCVNAGLEWLLDWMNDARFDEEDIYCLRTQTGRTGERVFQDDFLNWLRENGNFSSLTLYAIPEGRVVHPNVPIAVVQGPLAMAQILESPLLNQLNYQTLIATKAARVRESGRGQLLLEFGMRRAHDKGANAGARAALIGGADFTSNVGISHVLGYQPKGTHAHSMVQLFMALGEGELGAFRAFAEMYPDDCLLLVDTINTLESGIPNAIRVFEELRQKGHKPVGIRLDSGDLAHLSIQASKMLDQAGFSDTHIVLSNELDELVIWQIITQIIEEAPRYGVDPDRLIRRLVYGVGTRLITSRGESALGGVYKLVAVYDENRWKPAIKISESLDKTPNPGHKRVWRIYDQRGKATADLLSLDEEDPRKMDRIILRHPSDHTKYRVLDRSQFTEVEPLLVEVLNEGKLAYDLPSIEDMRKLRRSDIERLDAGVKRIMNPHIYHVSLTERLWDLKQELIGSIKKKTH, encoded by the coding sequence GTGAAAAAATCAGAGCAGAATATTGCCGAGGGTATTTTGTTCACCGATCAGTATCAGCTCACTATGGCTCAGCTATATTACAGAATGGGTTTACACGAGAAAAAGGTTCAATTTGATTACTTCTTTCGTAAATACCCCGATTACGGAACTCATCAGGCCGGCTATTGTGTCAACGCTGGCCTGGAATGGCTGCTAGACTGGATGAATGATGCCCGTTTCGACGAAGAAGACATTTATTGCCTTCGTACTCAGACTGGCCGAACCGGGGAGCGGGTGTTTCAAGATGATTTCCTGAATTGGCTCAGGGAAAACGGTAACTTTAGCAGTCTAACCCTTTATGCCATACCGGAAGGCCGTGTGGTTCATCCGAACGTTCCTATCGCCGTTGTGCAAGGCCCCCTGGCTATGGCCCAGATTCTAGAATCGCCCCTTCTTAACCAACTCAACTACCAAACTCTAATAGCTACTAAGGCCGCGCGGGTTCGAGAGAGCGGACGAGGACAGCTACTCCTCGAATTTGGAATGCGGCGGGCCCATGACAAAGGCGCAAATGCCGGCGCCAGAGCAGCGCTTATAGGCGGTGCGGATTTTACTTCAAACGTTGGCATATCTCATGTCCTTGGATATCAGCCCAAGGGAACCCACGCTCACAGCATGGTTCAACTTTTTATGGCATTGGGAGAGGGCGAACTCGGCGCCTTTCGCGCTTTTGCAGAGATGTACCCCGACGATTGTTTGTTGTTAGTAGATACGATAAATACCCTGGAGAGCGGGATTCCTAATGCCATAAGGGTATTCGAAGAACTTAGACAAAAAGGGCACAAACCGGTTGGAATCAGGCTCGACTCTGGAGACCTCGCTCACCTGAGCATCCAGGCCTCCAAGATGCTGGACCAGGCTGGCTTTTCCGATACTCACATCGTCCTATCTAATGAACTGGACGAGCTGGTCATATGGCAGATCATTACTCAAATAATCGAGGAGGCACCGCGCTACGGTGTCGACCCCGATCGTCTCATCCGGAGGCTGGTGTACGGTGTAGGGACAAGGCTGATTACCTCACGCGGAGAATCGGCTCTCGGCGGGGTATACAAGTTGGTTGCCGTTTATGACGAAAACAGGTGGAAGCCGGCCATAAAGATTTCCGAATCCCTGGATAAAACCCCCAATCCCGGCCATAAGCGCGTCTGGCGCATATATGACCAAAGGGGTAAGGCCACAGCCGACCTCTTGAGCCTGGATGAGGAAGACCCGCGGAAGATGGACAGAATCATCTTGCGCCATCCTTCGGACCATACGAAATATAGGGTATTGGACCGAAGCCAATTCACCGAGGTCGAGCCACTTCTGGTAGAGGTGCTAAATGAAGGAAAACTTGCATACGATTTACCTTCGATCGAGGATATGCGCAAACTCCGCCGGTCAGACATTGAGCGGTTAGACGCTGGGGTAAAGCGTATAATGAACCCTCATATTTACCACGTCTCTCTGACGGAGAGGCTTTGGGACCTCAAACAGGAATTAATCGGGTCGATTAAGAAGAAGACCCATTGA
- a CDS encoding EamA family transporter, whose product MSREYWFVTTAALLYGTIAAGGQFFINSGLSLFEVSLYRVLLISLILLPVVLVKRQYLIKREAIYFFTVYGLIGAFLELTQFAGIALGVPVAIVVFLLYSQPVWTVPLARLMLDEKITVRKILSVVIALLGLAVLLKSWDIKSFDSMAGVTCALLGGIFLSLWIIWGRKSGMNNQHYLTTTIGWSGFSVVWLLLLWPITALFIQEPSIVEFSLHSLSDHWVNFLIFGFVAGVIPHLLFYRGMKNVQASIAGIILLLEPVSATLLAKITFGQPIGLNVIWGGGLILLSNYLVIRESK is encoded by the coding sequence ATGTCCAGGGAATACTGGTTTGTCACCACTGCGGCTTTGTTGTACGGTACAATCGCTGCAGGCGGACAATTCTTCATCAATTCAGGCTTATCCCTCTTTGAAGTTTCGTTATACCGGGTGCTTCTTATCAGCCTTATATTGCTTCCCGTAGTTCTAGTCAAAAGGCAATATCTCATAAAAAGAGAGGCGATTTATTTTTTCACGGTCTACGGGCTGATAGGCGCCTTCTTAGAATTGACCCAATTTGCCGGGATTGCCCTAGGGGTGCCCGTAGCAATTGTGGTATTCCTTCTCTATAGCCAACCGGTCTGGACGGTTCCTCTGGCCAGGCTGATGTTAGATGAAAAAATCACCGTAAGAAAAATCTTATCAGTGGTAATAGCCCTCCTCGGTCTGGCCGTTCTTCTTAAATCATGGGATATAAAATCGTTTGACTCGATGGCCGGCGTTACATGCGCTTTGTTGGGGGGTATTTTTCTATCGTTATGGATAATATGGGGTAGAAAAAGCGGAATGAATAACCAACATTACCTTACTACCACAATCGGTTGGTCGGGGTTTTCAGTTGTTTGGCTATTGTTACTTTGGCCGATTACGGCACTATTCATCCAGGAGCCGAGTATAGTCGAGTTCTCTTTACACTCCCTTTCAGACCATTGGGTTAATTTCCTTATTTTTGGGTTTGTAGCCGGAGTCATACCCCATTTACTCTTTTACCGAGGGATGAAAAATGTGCAAGCTTCTATCGCCGGCATAATACTCCTTCTGGAGCCGGTCAGCGCGACCTTGCTGGCAAAAATTACATTCGGCCAGCCGATAGGTTTGAATGTGATCTGGGGAGGAGGTCTAATACTGCTCTCCAATTATCTGGTAATCCGTGAGTCCAAATAG
- a CDS encoding transglycosylase SLT domain-containing protein codes for MKRYIPIILNILLGILFVYPYGSQGLEIEKANIRKDLLSADLTKSNLELSLLGTIVKEDTGTAIIKNLNTGKLKTYAEGERIDLVYTEEVVLAQISDCVVMIKREDRYETLSCDMGNSGEQEHDGYMSEAAIYRAFFPLSKYKVVSRSKENRNGLEKAKYDYESEIIIASNRHGIDPYLVKAVIKAESNFNPLAVSPKKAMGMMQLIPETAKDYGVRNPFDPEENIDGGIRFLKDLINYFGGDLRLALAAYNAGKGSVIRHGFQIPPYSETIDYVDKVLGYYSLLKLDRY; via the coding sequence ATGAAGAGATATATTCCGATAATATTGAACATCCTTTTGGGGATTTTATTTGTTTACCCTTACGGCTCTCAAGGCTTAGAAATAGAAAAGGCAAATATTAGAAAAGACCTGCTATCAGCGGACCTCACCAAATCCAACTTGGAACTATCCCTTCTCGGTACGATTGTTAAAGAAGATACCGGGACAGCAATAATAAAAAACCTGAATACCGGCAAGCTCAAGACATACGCAGAAGGAGAAAGGATCGACCTCGTTTACACCGAAGAGGTGGTACTGGCCCAGATCTCAGATTGTGTGGTCATGATCAAAAGAGAAGACCGATACGAAACATTGAGCTGCGATATGGGTAACTCAGGAGAGCAGGAGCATGATGGATACATGAGCGAGGCCGCAATTTATAGGGCGTTTTTCCCGCTCTCCAAATACAAAGTGGTGAGCAGGTCGAAAGAAAACAGGAATGGACTCGAAAAAGCCAAATATGACTACGAAAGTGAAATTATTATCGCAAGTAATAGACACGGTATTGACCCTTATCTGGTCAAAGCGGTAATTAAAGCTGAATCTAATTTCAACCCACTTGCAGTTTCGCCCAAGAAAGCAATGGGAATGATGCAGCTCATACCGGAGACGGCAAAAGACTATGGGGTTAGAAACCCTTTCGACCCCGAGGAGAATATAGACGGGGGTATAAGGTTCCTGAAAGACCTGATAAATTACTTCGGCGGCGACCTCAGGCTAGCACTGGCCGCTTACAACGCCGGCAAGGGTTCGGTGATAAGGCACGGTTTTCAAATCCCACCATACTCAGAAACCATAGATTATGTAGACAAGGTATTAGGGTACTACAGTCTTCTTAAATTGGATCGATATTAA
- a CDS encoding response regulator: MEASADSARILVVEDEKIVARDIKNRLRNLGYTVPAIVSSGEEAIQKAEEIRPDLVLMDIVLKGKIDGVKAAKEIYTRFDIPVIYLTAYSDKETLRRVKMTEPFGYIHKPFEIKEMRSSIEIALHKHHVDKKLKEKKKWLALTLKSIGDGVITTDTEGVITFMNPVAESLTAWEKEEALGKNISDVFKIITEETRSPLPNPVKNVLNNSPIRGHQVILISKNGKEVLIEKSAAPIRDDIGNISGVVLAFRKLNGLLETRTKKFQQPEPTEKIKLIIICSTIFREGIRKILEPERDIEIIAEASSDQEIIPSIEQSRPNVLLIDAAICNSDIAELMNSIREKSPETKVLLLLHTIDEDEVIKNISSGVRGCLTDVSNKEHLIQAIRTVSKDSIWMEMSSITNVLTRLIPVRKSKSGLQPKLTRREEEIVNLIVLGYSNKQISNTLFISENTVKTHLANIFSKYGITNRLQLIKHVF, encoded by the coding sequence ATGGAGGCAAGTGCGGACAGTGCTAGAATACTCGTTGTCGAGGATGAAAAAATCGTAGCAAGAGACATAAAAAACCGGCTCCGAAACCTAGGCTACACCGTACCGGCTATCGTCTCTTCAGGAGAGGAGGCTATTCAAAAAGCAGAAGAGATAAGACCAGACTTAGTTTTAATGGATATTGTCCTAAAAGGCAAGATAGACGGCGTCAAGGCAGCCAAGGAAATATACACAAGATTCGACATCCCGGTGATATATCTTACTGCTTACTCCGATAAAGAGACACTAAGACGGGTCAAGATGACAGAACCGTTCGGTTACATTCATAAACCCTTCGAAATCAAGGAAATGCGTTCAAGCATCGAAATAGCCCTTCACAAACATCATGTGGATAAAAAACTAAAAGAGAAAAAGAAGTGGCTTGCTCTAACACTTAAGAGTATAGGCGATGGGGTTATTACCACCGATACCGAAGGGGTAATAACTTTCATGAATCCAGTGGCTGAATCCTTAACTGCATGGGAAAAAGAAGAGGCCTTAGGTAAAAATATATCCGATGTGTTCAAAATAATAACGGAGGAAACTCGTTCCCCCCTGCCAAACCCGGTCAAGAATGTGCTGAATAACAGCCCAATAAGAGGCCATCAGGTGATACTCATTTCCAAGAATGGAAAAGAAGTGCTCATCGAAAAGAGTGCAGCCCCGATCCGGGATGACATCGGTAATATATCCGGCGTGGTATTAGCATTTCGAAAGTTGAACGGTCTCTTAGAAACTAGGACTAAAAAATTTCAGCAACCGGAACCAACTGAAAAAATTAAACTAATAATAATCTGTTCAACCATATTCCGAGAGGGAATACGTAAGATCCTGGAACCAGAGAGGGATATTGAGATTATAGCGGAGGCCTCCTCGGACCAAGAGATTATTCCGTCTATCGAGCAGAGCCGGCCCAATGTCCTCCTTATCGATGCAGCGATATGCAACTCGGATATCGCTGAACTCATGAATTCAATCCGGGAAAAGAGCCCCGAAACCAAGGTGCTTCTATTGCTACATACCATCGATGAAGACGAGGTTATAAAGAATATCTCCTCCGGAGTGCGCGGGTGTTTAACCGATGTATCTAACAAGGAGCATCTAATCCAAGCAATCAGGACGGTAAGCAAAGATTCGATTTGGATGGAGATGAGCTCCATAACCAATGTCTTAACCCGGCTCATACCTGTGAGGAAAAGTAAGTCTGGCTTGCAGCCCAAGCTAACCAGAAGGGAGGAGGAGATTGTGAACCTTATTGTTTTAGGTTACAGCAATAAGCAAATCTCCAATACCCTCTTCATAAGCGAAAACACGGTAAAGACCCACCTGGCGAATATATTCAGCAAATACGGCATTACCAATAGACTACAACTGATAAAGCACGTTTTTTAG